The genomic stretch TCATCGAAATATCATTTAGCGCCTGGCCCAATTAAAGGCCCAGTTAAGTATAATATTAGCCCATACTGTTTACCACTTACAcccacacacacaaaacaccaCCAGAATCTGAAACACTTCTGTCTTCTTGTCTGTACCTAAGTTCTGTCGTCTCGGCTGAGAAATACATTCATCGCCGATCAGTAAGTTTCATCTACCTTTgttctttcaattttttattctcCACGTCTCCTTTCGTTATCACTATTTTCTCCTGATCCTGGTTTGGTTCACCATTCATCTATCGATTCAATTGATCTTCACTCTTTCAATCTCTTCTCTTCAGATTCTCGTATATAGATATATCATCCGATGGGTTGTACTGTGAGGTCGAAGCACGTCAGACCGAACCGGAAGACCCGATCCACGAAACCCCAATTCGATCCGTCTTGTCTCCTCGACAAGACAGCTCTATCGAGTCTCCTTGATTCCAACCCTAGTGGCAACTTCGAGGACAATGGTTACGGTTACTGCACCGAGGAGCAGCTAGAGGATCTACTCCTGAAACATCTGGAGCATATATACAACGAAGCGGTCTCAAAGCTTGTGTCTTTGGGCTACGACGATGACGTGGCGTTGAGAGCTGTTCTGAGTAATGGGTACTGTTACGGTGGGACGGATGTGTTGAACAACATTCTGGATAACTCATTGGCTCATCTGAGAGGTAGTAGTAATggggaggaggaggatgaggaTGGATCAGAGCCTGTGTTCGCTGATCTGAGACAGTTGGTGGAGTACTCGCTTGCTGGTATGGTTTATTTGTTGAAACAAGTTAAGCCGAATCTGAGTAGAGGCGATGCGATGTGTTGTTTGCTTATGAGTGAGCTTCATGTCGGGAAGGCGAGTACGATTGATATACCAACCTCTGGAAAGGTGGATGGTGATGATGGTGCTAGAGAGATTGATTGTCCTAGGAGGTTTAATCTAACGCCGTCGATGAAGTGTTTGCTGAGAGAGAATGTTGCTGCGTTTGCTGCTGGTTATCGTGCTAGTAAGAAGTGTGAGCAGCCGCCACAAGAGAGTGTTAGTTCAGTGCTAGAGAAGTTCCAGGATCTGAATCTTGATGATGACAGCGCGCCGGAGAAGGGAAAGGATGATGGTTTGATAGGACTGCTGCGTCAGGTTCAGGATCTGAAAAGGCAAGTGGAAGAGAGGAGAGAGTGGGCTCAGAAGAAGGCGATGCAAGCTGCGCAGAAGGTGAGTGATGAGCTATCCGAGCTTCAGTCGTTGAGGAGTGTGAGAGATGAGAACTTACGGTTGAAGAAAGGGAAACAAAGTGGGGAGGACTCGACGGTGAAAAGGATATCAGAGATGGAGAGTGATCTTAGAAAAGTGAGCAGTCATGTCGACAAGGCTGGTATGATAGCGAGGAGGCTTGAGAACGAGAATGCAGTGATCCGGGCTGAGATCGAAGCTTCCAAGCTGAGTGAATCAGAGTCGCTGACGGCTTGCATAGAGGCaacgaagaaggagaagaaacgGTTGAAGAGACTTGTAGCGTGggagaagcagaagaagaagttgcAAGAGGAGATTGATGGtgagaaaaaaaagatcaaGGCACTCGAGAGGGGTTTAGCACAGATCAAACAGgaggaaaaagaatatgagGTACCAAGAAATgtattatcttctttttcttggaTCATCttgttaatatctatttttacaGGAGAAATGGAGGGAGGAGCAGAAAGCAAAGGAGCAGGCGTTGGCTCAAGTGGAAGAAGAACAACGGTCCAAGGAAGCAACTGAAGTTAGAAACAAGAGAAATGTTGAAAGCTTGCGGTTGAAGATTGAAATAGACTTTCAGAGACATAAAGACGATCTCCAGAGACTGGAACAAGAGCTCTCTCGGCTCAACAAGGACTCTTCAACTGACGCAAGCCTCCAGTCAAATAACATCTCCCAGACAAAGGGAGAAGTGGTGTTTAAACTGCTTGAAGAGCTGGAGAGGCTTGATGGGTTgtatgagaaagaagaaagttATGACCGGGAATGTTTAATCTGTATGAAAGAAGAGGTTTCGGTTGTGTTTCTCCCTTGTGCTCACCAAGTTGTTTGCGCGAGTTGCAGTGATAGCTTCATGGGTGGTGACAAAGCGACCTGTCCTTGTTGCAGAGCTTCGGTTCAGGAGAGAATCCGTGTCTTTGGAGCGACTTCCTAgtcaaaatatttctttttgttcagatataatacttgtcttttttctattttaacttAAAACTGATGGAGCATCTCTGCTTCATATTGTGGTCTCTTTTAAGTTCAACTATGGCTTGAATGTAAAGCATTTGGTCTTTTACATAAATAAGTCTTTTTGAGTTGTTAAAAGATGTTCCCTGGTTTATGATCTTCCTAGGACTGACAATGTAAGGTAAACAAAATTAAAGCTTCTTTACCCAAACTCTCTAACACATTCCCTTTTAACTAAAAGTTTATATGGTAAGTGTTCCATTTTTAAGAATATCAGAATTTTGAAGCCTCTTATGTTTGAATAATGTACTGTGATACATTACGTGTTTGTATGGTGACTTTGCTTGAAAAACAAACATAACATGGGTTCCAGGAGGAATATGTTCTCTGtataagagcatctttatcccaCAAACTCTAATTgggtttcttatttattttatttattttatctgattaaaaaagaaaagtaaatcTATCATAATGGTCGCCACGTGTCCAAACAGTAAAAAAACCATGAACAAACGTTTCTTATCCTGCGATTTTTGcaactcgtttctttctttttgtggtGGCCCACGCTCTActttttgggtaaaaaccccCCTAAAACCATGCGATAATGCTGCTCTAAGATTCTTTACATTTGAAAGATTTGTCAgtgaaaaaagaagagaatattAGTAGTGAACAACAAAacctttaaaaaatttaaccagACTGGATATTGATTGACTTTGACTGTGTTGTGTCTCTCAATTATGAACTACTTCGTCGTATCTAGTTCGGAGCTGCCACGTTTCTGCGTATCTAACAAAGTCTCCGTATAGAGACATGTGTCTCCTTAGATATTTTCGGCTTTTAGAAAATAACGTTTCGAATCCGCGTTTGCGTCTCAACACGTGGCGCCCCCACCCCCtttgttttcttccttttttgtaCTACCATATGCCCTGATTCTCTGTTGTCGCAGCGTGCACGCAATCGCAAAGGGACACGCGTCCCCGTAACCAATCTAATCTCGACACATTTAATGGCGGGAGCATCACAGAATCTGTTGTTCAGACAAGAAGCCACGTGTATCACCCTTGAGCACCGTACCAACCGCTATAAATACGTGAGGATCGCGACGCTGCGTGTAATTAaaaagttgttaaaaaaaaagctaaatgATTTTTTCTAGAAGGGTAGATTCTCCGTCAGTCCCAATGATGAACTCGTCTCGACCGCTCCGATTCAAGCAACCGAGTCGGTTACCGAGTTTCGGTGAAACGGGGATAGAGAACGAGCAGGTGCTGACTCTCGTCTTCGAGTCAATAAGCTGGGACATCCACACGATATGCGCCGTCTCCTCCGTGAGCCGTAGGTTCTGCGCGATCGCGAGACGCGTTCTGTGGCGTTCGCTCTGCGTTCACCGCGCTCCGGGGATGGCGGCGGCATTGTCCGGATCAGATCCGAGCGGGAGAATCGACGGGGGATGGCAGGCGTTGGCGAAGCTCATGTTCTTCTGCGGCGGCGGCGAGTCGACTCGGTCGCCGGGTCACTTCGCGTCCGAGTCGAGATTCTCGAAGACCTCCGGGAGGTTTTTTCTGCCGAAGAATTGCCGGGGAGATCTCTTGTACGTGAGCGATCCGTGCGAGCATGAGGCGGTGGGTGGCGGCGGAGACGAGCATTTAGGGGTTTTCAGAGGGGTATTTCGGGAATTTATGAGGTCGAAGACGAGACAGTGTCTCGTGAGGAGACAGGCGGAGCTTGAGGAGAAGGTTAGGTGTCCGTATTGCGGAGGGCGCGTGTGGAGTATGAAGGCGGCGCGTTTGGTTCCTAAGAGCGCGGCGAGGCGGTTGGGGTCGCGGGACGGTGGGTTAGAGTTTTACGTTTGCGTTAACGGGCATTTGCACGGTACTTGCTGGCTGATTCCGCTCTCGTCGGATGAAGATGAGAGGGATTttgatggtgaagaagatgatgatagTGATGATTTTTTACGGCGGTGAGATCTACTCTAGCGGTGGTCGGCTTTGGAGTCAGATGAAGACACTAGAAGAGAGGAGGTTTCAGTTAGATTGTCTTAGGACTCGAGTTGAAAAATCTCTACACTATTGATTTGTGATGGCTTTGAGAACAATAAAGTTTTTGATATATTGTTGTCATTTTACCACCTCTAATTATTATACTCCctcctttttcattttaaagaaatttttttgttccaaattatatgtcgttttcgattttctatgtaaaatttattaataattaatgttgtatgaccaatgataatatatcttttatttttttattggttgaattgtggttacgtaaataattaatgatgtttttgtttagaaaatataagaaattaatagttttattaatcTACGTGATTAgctgtaaaacgacttatattaaaaaacggagggagtatgtgTTATTTGGGCCCGGGGATGGAAGCATAGAGCTACAACAATAAGATTTGGTTATATATGTTTTCATCCACTAATCTTTGAAATAAAATCATTCAAAAGTtattatatatgtgttattTGTAGAAGACAACTGAAACTATCAAAGTTTTATCAAAGTACTACTCGCCAACGGATtgttaatatttgaaatttgcATGCAAAAGTTATGCTGTCTTCATtttcttagaccatctccaatgtatttctctatttttacctctaaaatagaggaactctataatagaggtggGTTTTACTCCAAAGTATTTatctaaaatagagatctctacatatagagtaaaaaatagagtaatgttatttcttcctctataaatagaggaaaatatagagatctctattatagagaaaGAAATAAAGGTGGATTAGAGCAATTTCacctctaaatgctattataaaGGTGAAAATAGCAATGGGTTGGAAATGATCTTATAGAGGCTTCTACTTGCACAAAACATTATAAACCCCATTGATTCCATTAAATAGTACTGATACCAATCATTCTTTACCAATAATATTAATACAAAAAAACATTCCTACATAAACATaagaaggaaacaaaaagaaaagagtacTTGGCGAAAACTATAGTAAGTTTTTGCCACCCTTTTGATGCATTTTGAGTTTCTCATAGGTACTTTCCTGATGATTTCCAGATCCTACTTCCTCCAAGTGCTATCACTAATACAGTGCAGTCATCATGATACTTTCTTCGATCTCCTTGCGGAATATCCAATAGCTCATGAAACCCCATTCCTgtttttattaacaaaacatTAATCACCAAACTCCGCAAACCAGTTACTATAAAAGGTacaaaatgttttgttttaccAGCTTTCTTGGCTGCACGTACTAGAAGTTCCTGTATAACATGTTGAGCAGGATCTCCATCTGGAAACTTCTCCATGGCAAGAGAAACAACTTCCTCGTTGCTCAGGTATTGGTACAACCCATCAGACGACAGAACCATGAACTGATCATTCTCCGTTAGCCGGTAATGACGTAGAGACGGTGTGCATGATATGTATGGATCCGTCCCAATGTACTCATTTCTAAACATTTCCAGTAACGCATCGTTCAGTTTAGGCTGCAACAAAAAATCCACACTTCCTTTGTGAGAATTACGGTAatgataatagttttttttttgtgatttaagAGTTGATATTTAGCCTAACCTGCTTCAAGAACCCTGCTCCAAACGCTCTGGTCACCTTAAGCCGTCCTTTAACTCTGTCGTTTACTATGCAATGCATGTCATCAGGGTGCTCGTTTTTTATTCTCGTTACTTCCTGAGATGTGACAAGAATATTGTAAGTGTATGATCCTAGACAACAAAAGCTTAACAAGGTTTCAGAATTACATCTTCGATGCTCGTGCTGTGATCTGTAGTCAGCTGCAACGCCACCAGTTTCATGTCCTGCGCATATGTTTCGTTGTCATCCACAACCGAAGGCTCTTTGATGTCACTGTCTCTGTCCAAATCACTACATCTTTCTGTCTCCACACCCCCACCCGTTTCTTTAACCTCATGCTGCGCAACGAGAGCTCTACTATCCCCTATGTTCATTATATACACATCATCATCTCTCATCAACGCAACCAGCAAGCAAGAACCCATCAACGCAAGCTCAGGATTCGTGTCAAGAACCTTATCAGTCATTTCTAAAAACGCTTGCTCCGTGGCTTCAAGACCATTCGACATCGCTTTAAGAACCAACTCGTGATCAACCGTACCGACCTTAcgtctcttcttcctcttctcaacCGTTTCCTCTACTCTAACGCTATCTACCACCTCAGCTTCGCTTGAAACTCCTTGTTTAGACAAACCACGCTTCAACTTCGACAAGAACAGCCACCTCTTACTTCCGACAGAGACAGCATTGCCTCCGGTAATAACATCGTCAACCGAGAACGCAAACCTATCGGAGCCTGAAAGATCCAACCCGTCTTCCGCTTGTGCCTCCGCGAGAAGCTCCCATAAACGTTTCCTCTCCTTCACTTCCACCACCTCTGATGGACTCTTGCTCGAACTTGCTAACTCTGTTGTACTACTATCTAACCTATTAtcaccttcctcttcttcctcaagTTCCCAGAACAAGCCTTGTAACTCACTATGAACCGCACGGTAAAGATTCGCCATGAGAAACTCCGGCGCGTCGGGGCCGTTAAACCCGTCGTAGATTCCGGCGAAGAGCCACCCTTGCTTCTCAAAAACAGCTAACTGCACTCTGTCCTCTCCCGCCTTCCCCAGCGCCCACTGTAACTCGTTCTCACCGGCGGAAGCTGCCTCCGCCGCCGCTTCGCCGCCGTCGGGACTCACGGTGTTCTCCTTTTTAGCACCGACGACGAAGTTCGACACGGGGAGAACCCACGGCCGCTGCTTCCTCTCCCCGAAAATCGGATGCCACGAGagactcttcttcttcctcctcttccgcCTCTTCTTCGAGTAAACGCCGCCGAGCGGCGCCGAGAAGTGCACGCCGGCGGAGTTAGATCTCGAAATCTCTCCGGCGGGGTCCAGCGGTCCGGAAGTCGCGCCTCTCTCGATCGGACCGGACATGAACAAACCGTTACGCTCGACGGGACCGGAGCGGTCCGGTCCCAACGGCACGGGCTGAAGCGGGAGAGCGCTAAACGACGACGTTCCTTCGAAGCCGTTAGCGTTCACGACAGAGCTCCTTAGGCTGCCGCCGAAAGTGCTCACAGTGGCATCGTCGTAAATATCGTCGAGCTGGAGGACAGTTTTGGAATTTGACGTGTTGGCGCTAACCGAAGCTCCGGAGATAGATCTGAACCCGGTGTGGAGCTGGTCCGATGACGCGGAGCCTCGGATCCGACCGGGAGATAACCGGAACGAACCGGTGGGAGAGGTGAACCGATCCGAAGGGAAGGGAGATAGGAAGCGGTTAGAGGAAGGGACGTAGCAGTAAGAGTGGCCTAGAGTCTCATCCAACGGCTCAGAGAGAGTGTTGAGACGATCGGAATGAGTTTGATTTTGAGCTGATGGTGGGGAGTGTTGGCGCCGGCGGCTGCGGTGACCTTGGTTGAAGCAAGGTAAGACGGAGGAGAATCCACCTCCCATCACATTTGATGGCCGAGAAAATAAGATTTTCCGAtagcaaaaatttaataattttctcggcgattttgaaattgtgagctgagaagaaaaatattaagacagagagagagagagagagacttttgTCGTGTTTCTTTGggatttaaatatgttttctttttaagtcTTTAGTGGTTTTGAATTAAGGGAAACATTGACTCTTTTTTCGCTTTTTCTTGGCTCGATTACGTAAGTACCATCAACATTCTCTTTCATTTACAAGTTCACCCTTGAAATGTTCTAAAACCCTCTTTTATAAGATTTTGACcagaataattaatttaaagtaGAAAAATTCAGTTTGTTCGAATGTATAATTGCAAATTAGTGATATTCGGACATGAGAAATACCAAAAAGGAATAACATTAGCGCAGTTGTAGTTGACTAGTTGTTGACTTTCTTCCTTTTATCAGGAGTATAAATGGTAATTCCAGAGTggaaattattttgactttgttttcacttatcaaCTTGCTATAGTTAGGATAACTCGATGTGGTCACGATAGTAAGATTTTTTTAGCTCACCAGACGTCGCGTTAATGAAGTTCTAAACTTGGAATTATTACTTGGAGCTACATATATGTGTAGCAAACAGTTTTGAACTAAACATAATCTGAGGAAAGTATTAACTTCCTctggaaaaataaaagaaaaaggaaaaaggtCAAAATAGTAAACCTAGGCTCGGGACCTCTGGTTTAAAGGATTCTTATATTAGGAAAGCCTTTTGTCATTTGCTTTGTTCGCGCTCATCGGTCTCCGGGACAATGAGAATTCGCATTTATACCCTTTGGTTTTCTCTTTTAAGTCCACAAAATAGATTATAAGATAAGTTTttaacagaaaaagaaaaattataagatAAGTTACCAGTTAAAATATAATTGGCCAAATTAATACTGGTGTGGGgttttactaaaatatacaCAAATTGATACAATGGACTGAAAATATTTCAAGTAGAAATCTGATAAATAATTTGGGATTATAACTAAAGAAGAAAACATTGCCTCTTTAGATACTTAATTACCCAACTTCAGAGAAATTAAGAATAATTAATCAACTTAATCATCATATaagcaacatgaaaatataaCATCGTTGAAAATTACAAAGTTTAAAGTATAACATTCTTTAGtacatgttgacaaaaaaataacattctttAGTACATAAACAAAGCGCTTGTTTCAACCATATATTTATCTGTTCATGAGAACTTTACTATTCATTCACATTACAACAATATATTCCCTTccattcaaacttttttattcgATATATTCCTTTCATTTTTCATACTTTTCGTgcttattttcacatttttcataCTTTTTCTTTCACATTCAGTTCGTTGGATTCAAACTGTTCACACAAATTCTGTCTTCTaagaaaaacttaaacaattCAACTAACATCTTACCAGTTCAGCCAATTTTTTTTGCCATTTACTACTTTCTCAATAAGTAACGCATATGAGTATATTTGCTTTTTGTGTCAATTGTCAGACACAATTCAGTATTGCGTCCGTTACCAAATTACCATACGTTGGAAAATTATGTGACTAGTGTTGCAATTAGAATCAACAAATAAACAACACGAACTTAACCGTTACAAATGCAGTATAAGTGGGTTAAGTGACAGTTAAAGTCAGTGTCAGTTTGATTTCTGTGAGATAATAGTTATACTCTAGAGCTACTGACATCTGTTTTCTACTAAAAACTAttgtttgaaaaaatatatagttattttacacattttcaaaattaatattaatatcacttctctaaatatattgtatatcaTTAAATGGTAAATCATTATACATCTCGTTTTCACGTTTTAAACATACACTACATGCTGCTAATATTTAGGCCCTACTAATAATAACTACGTttgcaaataataaaaatgtgttATTTTAACAGCTTTCCCATAAATTAAGACCGATCCATATCAAAGTACAAGTTTAACTGAATGGAGCTGTATTTCACAGGTTTCACTATTCTTGGCTAAATTTCAAAGAATCCTTCATTGTTGTTTTCACTAATAAGTATAAAATGGAATTTGATAAAGTTAAATTATTCTGGTTTTGTCATCGGTGACTATGTCATTTGATTAGGAAAAACTATTCTTCTTTTGTCATCGATGATAGCGTTATATCTTGGTATTAGAGGCCTTCCGGCGCTGCGCGCCGGGTTCGTATATCTTGATGTGTGAAAGTGTTGGATATGTTGTGTGCCACAAATGATGATATGGTTGTATGCTTAATAGTGAAGTTGCTGTcccattttatttgtttttggtttataataAACTTTAATGTAGGGATGAATACAATAgagtgtatttattttttaaaagccATTTTTGCCTAAATAAAGTTTGAAGAAACCAAACTGAAAGAAAATGAACAACAAAACAATTTATCTATGATGTACGTATTGTACAAATTTCTCCACTCTTAAAAAGTAGTAGCAATCCTTGTATTGATGATTATTGTTTTGAAGGTCAGAGCTTCTAGGGGGTTTGAGTCTGGCCATATTGTGTAGGTACGTGTCCTCTGGATCAATACGATAAACACTAAgcgtttatttttatttttctccagCTACGTTCAGAAGTCGAAAGTGTGTGTTCCCAGTCAAATGTATCAAGCACCCTTTTCCCCTCTTTGATTTTCCCTGTGCACAACATCAATATAGCACAAAGGTACGTGCCTTTGTCATATTTTCCTTTGGCCGAGCGGCATAGGTGTCTGAGGCCTTTGACTCGCCGTTTACGGAAGAAAAACTGATTGATCCCCTCAATATAGTGTGCCTCCGGATTGTTGTGTTCTAAGCACGACCTCATTAAGTACGTGTGTTGTTCCACCATCCGGAGTGGTTCAGATGCAAAATACTTTAGGCTTAGGTTGCAGAAATAGGATGCAGGTTCTGCGTCCGAACTGTCTCCATCTGATGTATCGTCGCTTTGTTTGATCTCCGGCTCGGATTCCAA from Brassica napus cultivar Da-Ae unplaced genomic scaffold, Da-Ae ScsIHWf_228;HRSCAF=393, whole genome shotgun sequence encodes the following:
- the LOC106437213 gene encoding MND1-interacting protein 1-like; the protein is MGCTVRSKHVRPNRKTRSTKPQFDPSCLLDKTALSSLLDSNPSGNFEDNGYGYCTEEQLEDLLLKHLEHIYNEAVSKLVSLGYDDDVALRAVLSNGYCYGGTDVLNNILDNSLAHLRGSSNGEEEDEDGSEPVFADLRQLVEYSLAGMVYLLKQVKPNLSRGDAMCCLLMSELHVGKASTIDIPTSGKVDGDDGAREIDCPRRFNLTPSMKCLLRENVAAFAAGYRASKKCEQPPQESVSSVLEKFQDLNLDDDSAPEKGKDDGLIGLLRQVQDLKRQVEERREWAQKKAMQAAQKVSDELSELQSLRSVRDENLRLKKGKQSGEDSTVKRISEMESDLRKVSSHVDKAGMIARRLENENAVIRAEIEASKLSESESLTACIEATKKEKKRLKRLVAWEKQKKKLQEEIDGEKKKIKALERGLAQIKQEEKEYEEKWREEQKAKEQALAQVEEEQRSKEATEVRNKRNVESLRLKIEIDFQRHKDDLQRLEQELSRLNKDSSTDASLQSNNISQTKGEVVFKLLEELERLDGLYEKEESYDRECLICMKEEVSVVFLPCAHQVVCASCSDSFMGGDKATCPCCRASVQERIRVFGATS
- the LOC125600511 gene encoding EID1-like F-box protein 3; the encoded protein is MIFSRRVDSPSVPMMNSSRPLRFKQPSRLPSFGETGIENEQVLTLVFESISWDIHTICAVSSVSRRFCAIARRVLWRSLCVHRAPGMAAALSGSDPSGRIDGGWQALAKLMFFCGGGESTRSPGHFASESRFSKTSGRFFLPKNCRGDLLYVSDPCEHEAVGGGGDEHLGVFRGVFREFMRSKTRQCLVRRQAELEEKVRCPYCGGRVWSMKAARLVPKSAARRLGSRDGGLEFYVCVNGHLHGTCWLIPLSSDEDERDFDGEEDDDSDDFLRR
- the LOC125600510 gene encoding protein phosphatase 2C 29-like — translated: MGGGFSSVLPCFNQGHRSRRRQHSPPSAQNQTHSDRLNTLSEPLDETLGHSYCYVPSSNRFLSPFPSDRFTSPTGSFRLSPGRIRGSASSDQLHTGFRSISGASVSANTSNSKTVLQLDDIYDDATVSTFGGSLRSSVVNANGFEGTSSFSALPLQPVPLGPDRSGPVERNGLFMSGPIERGATSGPLDPAGEISRSNSAGVHFSAPLGGVYSKKRRKRRKKKSLSWHPIFGERKQRPWVLPVSNFVVGAKKENTVSPDGGEAAAEAASAGENELQWALGKAGEDRVQLAVFEKQGWLFAGIYDGFNGPDAPEFLMANLYRAVHSELQGLFWELEEEEEGDNRLDSSTTELASSSKSPSEVVEVKERKRLWELLAEAQAEDGLDLSGSDRFAFSVDDVITGGNAVSVGSKRWLFLSKLKRGLSKQGVSSEAEVVDSVRVEETVEKRKKRRKVGTVDHELVLKAMSNGLEATEQAFLEMTDKVLDTNPELALMGSCLLVALMRDDDVYIMNIGDSRALVAQHEVKETGGGVETERCSDLDRDSDIKEPSVVDDNETYAQDMKLVALQLTTDHSTSIEDEVTRIKNEHPDDMHCIVNDRVKGRLKVTRAFGAGFLKQPKLNDALLEMFRNEYIGTDPYISCTPSLRHYRLTENDQFMVLSSDGLYQYLSNEEVVSLAMEKFPDGDPAQHVIQELLVRAAKKAGMGFHELLDIPQGDRRKYHDDCTVLVIALGGSRIWKSSGKYL